The Meiothermus ruber DSM 1279 genome includes the window CATACCATTGGTACCGTCCGGGTGGCAAGCTTACCCTCGAGGCGCTCTCAAGCCATTACTGCAAACTAATCTTCCGAACCCTCGGTGCTCAATAAATAGGGTGCTGTATGCATGGCTAGCGAGGCCCGCGGGCCAGCAGGTTGGCAAAGCCCAGCGCCAGAATCAGCACCATGCCCAGCGCCCAGTACGGAAAGGCGGCAGAAATCCAGCCCTGCCACTGGGCAAGGTAGACCAGCGCGCCCACCAGGACTGCAATCAGGGCCCATAGACCAAACGGTTTCAGTCCTTCCATAACACCCGCCTATTTTTTATCGCGATGCAGATGGTAGTAGATCTCATTGGGCACCCAGCCCATGGCGTTGGCGATGCGGTTGGTAAAGTTGAACATAGCCGCAACCTGGGCCGCTTCGAAAATGGCCTCGTCGGAAAGCCCAATGGCCCGCAACATCTGCACATCGGCGGAACTCATCGAGGCGGAGTCCACGGTGATCTGGTAGGCGAACTCCAGCAGCGCATGCTCTCGAGGGGTCAGGTGGGCCCTTCGATAGTTGGCCGCAAGCACATCCGGTAAAACAGGGTCGCCGGTAATCTCGCGCAGGTAGGCCGAGTGCGAGGCTAAGCAGTACTCGCACTCGTTGGCCGAAGAGACCACCACTGCAATCATCTCGCGTTCTTTGCGGGTCAGGTGGCTCTGGTCTTCGTTGCGCATCAAAAAGTCGTAGTAGCGAAACCAACGCAGGAAGTGTTCAGGGGTGAGGGCAAAGTTACGGGCCACGTTGGGGATGAAGCCGGTTTTTTCCTTGAACTTGCCAAACAACACCCGGACATCCTCGGGTACTTCGCTTTCCTCGGGCACCCTGACCCATGCGGTGGGCTTTACCTGCGGCTTGGCCTTGGAAGCGGTTTTTTTGCCGCTGGCCCTGGAGGTTTTTCGAGGGGTTGTCATGATCTATCTCCCGGACGGCTCAGCCCTGGGCTGCCCAGCGTTGCGGGGTGGCCTGGCGTAGGAACTCCACAATGTCCTGGGTGCTGGTACCGGGGCCAAACACCGCGGCCACGCCCATCGCTTTGAGATGGGGCACGTCCTCGTCGGGGATGATGCCCCCACCAAAGAGCAAAATGTCGTCGGCACCCTGCTCCTTGAGCAGGCGGCGCACCTCGCCAAAGTAGTGCATATGGGCCCCCGACAGCACCGACAAGCCAATGGCGTCCACGTCTTCTTGCAGGGCCGCCGAGACGATCATCTCCGGGGTTTGTCGCAGACCGGTGTAGATCACCTCCATGCCGGCATCGCGCAAGGCCCTGGCCACCACCTTGGCCCCGCGATCGTGACCGTCCAGGCCGGGCTTGGCAATGAGCACCCGTATTCTTCTGTCCATACGCCTATCTTACGGCAGGCTGCCAAAAGCAACCAGGCAGGCGCAAATCACCCACAACCCCTTACAGCACAGCCAAAGGCCCTTGGGGGATTCGATGGCGTGCGTCAGGCTGTGGAGGCTGAAAGTTTTGGCGAATGGTGCGCTTTCTCGAGGTGTTCCTTGAACTGTTCAAAGGTTACCTTGAGCAGCTTGTTGGGTTCGCCAAAGAGCGTGGCGTACCACTCGGCGGCCTTGTCCAGCAGGGGGCTGTCGTAGTGGGGCTGACCCTCGAAGAGGAGCTCGAGGTGGGTGCCCCCATCCTCGGTTTCGCTCAGGCGCAACCAGCCCGAAATTTCCAGGTTGTGCGGCACCCCCGGCACGCTGCGGAATTCTAAGAACTCGGGGGGGCGGCGCTGGGTGGCCTCGGCCACCCAGACCAGATCCACCGGCGGCTGCCCCCGCGCCCGGAAGCGCCAGGCCGAGCCCTCGCGGCTCACCTCCTTGATGGCCTTGGCCCAGACCGGCCAGTTCGAGAAGTCCTGGAAAGCCGCCCAAACCGCCTCGCGTGGGGCCCGGATGTTGAGCACCAACTCCTCCCTGAAACGCATGGCTACCTCCCTTGGTGGATTACGCGCACGGCGGAAAGAGAACGAGTACAAGTTGGGGTAAGTGTATGGTGCCATAGAAAGGTGTACGGGCGGTGAAGCCTGGATTACACTACAGGGATGATGAAGGTGCACGTGATTGGAGCTGGCCTGTCGGGTGCGGAGGCGGCGTTTACAGCGGCCCGGCTGGGGGCACAGGTTCGGCTGTATGAGATGCGGCCCCGGCGCATGACCCCCGCCCACCAGACCGGA containing:
- a CDS encoding peroxidase-related enzyme (This protein belongs to a clade of uncharacterized proteins related to peroxidases such as the alkylhydroperoxidase AhpD.), which gives rise to MTTPRKTSRASGKKTASKAKPQVKPTAWVRVPEESEVPEDVRVLFGKFKEKTGFIPNVARNFALTPEHFLRWFRYYDFLMRNEDQSHLTRKEREMIAVVVSSANECEYCLASHSAYLREITGDPVLPDVLAANYRRAHLTPREHALLEFAYQITVDSASMSSADVQMLRAIGLSDEAIFEAAQVAAMFNFTNRIANAMGWVPNEIYYHLHRDKK
- a CDS encoding cobalamin B12-binding domain-containing protein yields the protein MDRRIRVLIAKPGLDGHDRGAKVVARALRDAGMEVIYTGLRQTPEMIVSAALQEDVDAIGLSVLSGAHMHYFGEVRRLLKEQGADDILLFGGGIIPDEDVPHLKAMGVAAVFGPGTSTQDIVEFLRQATPQRWAAQG
- a CDS encoding SRPBCC family protein, which encodes MRFREELVLNIRAPREAVWAAFQDFSNWPVWAKAIKEVSREGSAWRFRARGQPPVDLVWVAEATQRRPPEFLEFRSVPGVPHNLEISGWLRLSETEDGGTHLELLFEGQPHYDSPLLDKAAEWYATLFGEPNKLLKVTFEQFKEHLEKAHHSPKLSASTA